A window of Dehalococcoidia bacterium contains these coding sequences:
- a CDS encoding thiolase family protein, giving the protein MRNAVIVDAVRTPIARAHPHKGWFRNIRSDELGVLVVKELVRRVGIDPAEIEDVILGCATQCGEQAMNVSRYISLMAGLPFKVGAQTINRQCASGLTAVNTAAQAIISGYGDVFIAGGIESMTHLPEGFGAKLNPRRFDFVDPTAASMGLAAENLVEMYHISRREQEEFALRSHQKAVAAQTAGRFKDEIVPVEITEEDGSQKIIDTDQNPRPYTTLELMGAFDSISKPDGTITSATASFASDGAAAIMLMSEERARVLGMKSVARIRSMAVAGVDPKITGFGTVAAAQKALDRAGLKPEDIDIVEINEAFAVVAMVCQRELGLLESRVNPNGGAVALGHPMGCTGAKLMTSLFHEMQHRKARFGLVTVGVGMGQGEATILERILL; this is encoded by the coding sequence ATGAGAAACGCCGTAATCGTCGATGCCGTACGCACCCCCATAGCCCGGGCACACCCTCACAAGGGCTGGTTCAGAAATATCCGCTCCGATGAGCTGGGCGTGCTGGTCGTAAAGGAACTGGTGAGACGTGTAGGGATCGATCCTGCGGAGATTGAGGACGTCATCCTGGGATGTGCCACTCAATGCGGTGAGCAGGCAATGAACGTGTCCCGGTATATTTCCCTTATGGCGGGCTTGCCATTCAAGGTAGGCGCTCAGACGATCAATCGACAGTGCGCCTCTGGGCTAACCGCCGTCAACACCGCTGCGCAGGCAATCATTTCCGGCTACGGAGATGTCTTCATCGCCGGGGGAATCGAAAGCATGACTCATCTGCCCGAGGGATTTGGCGCCAAACTGAATCCGAGGCGCTTTGATTTTGTTGACCCTACGGCGGCATCCATGGGGCTGGCAGCTGAAAACCTGGTTGAGATGTATCACATCTCTCGGCGGGAGCAGGAGGAGTTTGCTCTCCGGAGCCATCAGAAGGCTGTGGCCGCTCAAACGGCCGGGCGATTCAAAGATGAGATCGTACCGGTTGAAATCACCGAGGAGGATGGCAGTCAAAAGATCATCGATACGGACCAGAATCCTCGCCCCTATACCACGCTGGAACTGATGGGCGCCTTTGATTCTATCTCCAAGCCGGATGGAACCATCACTTCGGCCACGGCTTCGTTTGCCAGCGATGGAGCTGCCGCAATCATGTTGATGTCTGAGGAAAGAGCAAGAGTTCTCGGGATGAAATCTGTGGCTAGAATACGCTCAATGGCGGTAGCCGGGGTCGATCCGAAGATAACGGGATTCGGCACGGTTGCCGCGGCCCAAAAAGCTCTCGATCGAGCAGGGTTGAAGCCAGAAGACATCGATATTGTGGAGATAAACGAGGCGTTTGCCGTAGTGGCCATGGTGTGTCAGAGAGAATTGGGACTCCTTGAGAGCCGGGTAAATCCGAACGGCGGAGCCGTCGCTCTAGGGCATCCGATGGGCTGCACCGGGGCTAAATTGATGACTTCCCTGTTTCACGAGATGCAACATAGAAAGGCCAGGTTTGGACTGGTGACAGTAGGCGTGGGGATGGGGCAAGGTGAAGCCACGATTCTGGAAAGAATTCTGCTCTAA
- the fusA gene encoding elongation factor G: MQDFKTENIRNVILLSHTGAGKTSLTEAMLYNAKIITRLGKVDEGNTVSDFEPEEVKRNSSISTALAPLEWKQTKINVIDVPGYFDFVGEVKSALRVADAALIVVCAVSGVEVGAEILWDYASEVHLPRMIFINKIDRENADFFKVLKQIEGKFGRKCVPIQIAIGAQNNYQGAFDLIAMKSLGDAKADILPKDQISALREKLIEGIAEADDNLATKYLDGQEITEQEIRNALRKGTLENKIVPVLVGTALRDRNISDLLDAICDYLPSPKERGAIKVKADKQEESLPPEESAPLSALVFKTSTDPYVGKMNYLRVFSGAINSDSSVWNTTRGKPERIGQLFTMRGKTQEPTSRIVAGDIGVVTKLAETTTGDTLANQDHPVSMATIDYPVPNLSVAVYPKTKADFDKLGTVLSKLVEEDPSLSLRRDVDTGEIILSGYGEAQLDVVAEKMKRKFSLQTDLSTPKIPYKETITVATKAEYKHKKQTGGHGQYGHVYIEIEPLPKGSGYEFAEKIVGGAIPKNYIPAVQKGINESLAQGVLAGCPIVDLKVTLYDGSFHAVDSSDMAFRIAGSYALKKGLAQANPVLLEPMVNVKIAVPEAFTGDVMGDLNGRRARISGMKPENAVVVIEAQAPFSEMQRYSIGLRSITQGRGSYTIEFSHYEEMPAHVSQKIIDEAAKQKESKG; this comes from the coding sequence ATGCAGGACTTTAAGACCGAAAATATACGCAACGTCATTCTGCTCTCGCATACAGGTGCCGGAAAAACATCGCTCACTGAGGCCATGCTCTATAATGCCAAAATCATCACCCGTCTGGGCAAGGTGGATGAAGGCAATACCGTTTCCGACTTTGAGCCCGAAGAGGTAAAAAGAAACAGCAGCATCAGCACAGCCCTGGCGCCTTTGGAGTGGAAACAGACCAAAATCAATGTGATTGACGTTCCGGGATATTTCGACTTCGTCGGTGAAGTCAAGTCCGCCCTCCGAGTAGCAGACGCGGCATTGATTGTGGTTTGCGCCGTTTCCGGAGTAGAAGTGGGCGCCGAAATCCTCTGGGATTATGCAAGCGAAGTTCATCTGCCCCGCATGATTTTCATCAATAAAATAGACCGCGAGAATGCCGATTTTTTCAAGGTACTCAAGCAGATTGAAGGCAAATTCGGCCGAAAGTGTGTTCCTATACAAATCGCAATAGGAGCGCAAAACAATTACCAGGGCGCGTTTGACCTGATAGCGATGAAGTCCTTGGGCGATGCCAAAGCCGATATTCTCCCCAAGGATCAGATCAGTGCCCTGCGAGAAAAGCTGATAGAGGGCATTGCTGAAGCCGATGATAACCTGGCAACCAAGTATTTGGATGGTCAGGAGATAACCGAGCAGGAAATCCGAAACGCGCTGCGAAAAGGGACCCTCGAAAATAAGATCGTTCCCGTTTTGGTGGGCACTGCCTTGCGGGATAGGAATATCTCCGATTTACTGGATGCTATTTGCGATTATCTCCCCTCACCCAAAGAGAGAGGCGCGATAAAGGTTAAAGCCGACAAACAGGAAGAATCTTTGCCGCCTGAAGAGAGTGCGCCCCTATCCGCACTCGTTTTCAAAACCAGCACCGATCCTTACGTGGGCAAGATGAACTACCTGAGAGTCTTCAGTGGCGCTATTAACAGCGACTCCAGTGTCTGGAATACCACCAGAGGAAAACCGGAACGCATTGGACAGCTGTTTACCATGCGCGGCAAAACTCAGGAGCCAACATCGCGGATTGTGGCCGGTGACATTGGAGTGGTAACCAAACTGGCCGAAACAACCACTGGCGATACACTCGCCAACCAGGACCATCCCGTTTCCATGGCGACGATTGATTACCCTGTGCCCAACTTGAGCGTTGCGGTATACCCGAAGACAAAGGCCGACTTCGATAAACTTGGAACCGTGCTCAGTAAACTGGTTGAAGAAGACCCCTCGCTCTCCCTGCGCAGAGATGTCGATACCGGCGAAATCATCCTTTCGGGATACGGTGAAGCACAGCTGGACGTAGTCGCTGAGAAAATGAAGCGGAAATTCAGCCTTCAAACGGATCTTTCAACACCCAAGATCCCTTATAAAGAGACTATCACCGTTGCGACCAAGGCGGAATACAAACACAAGAAACAAACCGGCGGACACGGTCAGTACGGGCACGTGTACATCGAAATTGAGCCACTGCCAAAAGGCAGTGGCTATGAGTTTGCGGAAAAGATTGTGGGAGGGGCAATTCCCAAGAACTATATTCCAGCAGTCCAGAAAGGGATCAATGAGTCGCTTGCCCAGGGAGTTCTGGCCGGTTGTCCTATTGTTGATCTGAAGGTTACCCTCTATGACGGGAGCTTCCATGCGGTAGACTCTTCCGATATGGCATTCCGGATAGCCGGATCCTACGCCCTCAAAAAAGGCCTGGCTCAGGCCAATCCGGTTCTCCTGGAGCCAATGGTTAATGTCAAGATCGCTGTGCCGGAAGCCTTCACCGGAGATGTCATGGGAGACCTCAACGGAAGGCGAGCCCGCATATCCGGCATGAAACCTGAGAATGCAGTTGTGGTCATAGAAGCGCAGGCTCCGTTTTCTGAGATGCAACGCTATAGCATAGGCCTCCGGTCAATAACCCAGGGCCGCGGCAGCTACACCATTGAATTCAGCCACTATGAAGAGATGCCGGCCCATGTTTCCCAAAAAATCATCGATGAGGCCGCCAAACAGAAGGAAAGCAAGGGATAG
- the yajC gene encoding preprotein translocase subunit YajC, which translates to MFAIVILVAMFAIFYFLLIRPQQKRQKEHVALIASLQKGDKVIAAGGVYGQIESVSEEDVILKVEDGGKLRVLKASVMLKQETE; encoded by the coding sequence ATGTTTGCCATAGTTATACTGGTCGCGATGTTCGCGATCTTCTATTTCCTGCTCATCCGGCCGCAACAGAAGAGGCAGAAGGAACATGTGGCCTTGATTGCATCGTTACAGAAAGGCGATAAGGTGATCGCCGCCGGTGGGGTCTATGGTCAAATCGAATCCGTCAGCGAAGAGGACGTCATCCTGAAAGTCGAAGACGGAGGCAAGCTAAGGGTCCTCAAGGCCAGCGTTATGCTGAAACAAGAGACCGAATGA
- a CDS encoding enoyl-CoA hydratase-related protein: MSYETLILSKEDYIGTVTLNRPDKLNALTAKMGEELRDAFMTFDQDKEVRVVVITGAGKAFCAGADIQGQFTAEGAAGKEETLINRIPNEFIVSKSSSLANLRKPTIASINGAAIGFGFTMSLVCDIRLASETAKFSLPFARMGILPEWGSSYNLPRLVGIAKACELCFTAKVIDAKEALDIGLVNQVVPADKLKEVTYAMAKIIADMPPKSMELTKKALYMGMKNDLPTQTAYETLALHYLLGTEDHIEGAKAFLEKRKPVFKGK; encoded by the coding sequence ATGAGTTATGAGACTCTCATTCTTAGCAAAGAAGACTATATTGGCACCGTCACTTTGAATCGCCCTGACAAGCTGAACGCTCTCACCGCCAAAATGGGCGAGGAGCTTAGGGATGCCTTCATGACCTTTGATCAGGATAAGGAAGTGAGGGTCGTGGTGATTACCGGGGCCGGAAAAGCCTTTTGCGCCGGCGCGGATATCCAGGGTCAGTTCACCGCAGAAGGAGCGGCGGGAAAGGAAGAAACCCTGATCAATCGAATTCCGAACGAATTCATTGTGTCGAAATCATCCTCGCTGGCCAACCTGAGAAAGCCAACCATCGCCTCAATCAACGGCGCGGCCATCGGTTTTGGTTTTACCATGTCTCTGGTTTGCGATATCCGTCTCGCCTCGGAGACCGCTAAATTCAGCCTGCCTTTCGCTCGAATGGGAATCCTGCCGGAATGGGGATCGAGTTATAATCTTCCCCGTCTGGTGGGCATTGCCAAGGCCTGCGAGTTATGCTTCACGGCCAAGGTCATTGATGCCAAAGAGGCTCTTGATATCGGGCTGGTCAATCAGGTAGTCCCGGCCGATAAGCTCAAGGAAGTCACCTATGCCATGGCCAAGATCATAGCGGACATGCCGCCCAAGTCCATGGAGCTTACCAAGAAAGCACTCTACATGGGCATGAAGAACGACCTTCCCACTCAGACGGCTTACGAAACCCTGGCTCTGCACTATCTCCTGGGAACAGAAGACCACATCGAGGGAGCCAAAGCGTTCCTGGAGAAAAGGAAACCGGTCTTCAAGGGCAAGTAA
- a CDS encoding 50S ribosomal protein L25 yields the protein MMKTLVLEVEERTTLGKKVKALRRSGTTPANIFGHAIQSQAIQVDTEKAEQVLAKAGATQLITLKSPSFNEGRMVLTAEVQRDFMNGKLLHIDFHEVSMKDKVKVVIPLVFTGEAPASRQKELVLLESLTSLEIECFPNAIPDNIAVDLSKLEDAGDHILVKDLQLSDTITVLTHGEEVIARIGRFAKAEAVAKVAEEAEGAPAAEGAAGKAGAEKTKPQASDAAPAKSEKKA from the coding sequence ATGATGAAAACCTTAGTGTTGGAAGTTGAAGAAAGAACTACGTTGGGAAAGAAGGTCAAGGCGCTGAGGCGAAGTGGCACAACACCGGCAAACATATTCGGCCACGCAATCCAGTCTCAGGCCATTCAAGTTGATACGGAAAAGGCAGAACAGGTCCTGGCAAAAGCCGGAGCCACTCAACTGATCACCTTGAAATCCCCCTCTTTCAACGAGGGGCGAATGGTGCTGACCGCAGAAGTGCAGCGCGACTTCATGAATGGCAAGCTCCTCCATATTGACTTCCATGAAGTGAGCATGAAGGATAAGGTCAAGGTGGTCATACCCCTTGTCTTCACAGGCGAAGCCCCCGCCTCCCGGCAAAAGGAACTAGTTCTCTTGGAAAGCCTGACCTCACTGGAAATAGAATGTTTCCCCAACGCCATCCCTGACAATATCGCCGTTGATCTAAGCAAACTTGAAGATGCTGGCGACCATATACTGGTTAAAGACCTGCAACTGAGTGATACGATCACAGTGCTGACACACGGAGAAGAAGTGATAGCCAGGATAGGGCGATTTGCCAAGGCAGAGGCCGTGGCTAAAGTTGCTGAGGAAGCTGAAGGCGCTCCAGCGGCTGAGGGAGCTGCTGGAAAAGCTGGCGCTGAGAAAACAAAACCCCAGGCCAGCGATGCCGCTCCTGCTAAGTCTGAGAAGAAGGCTTAG
- a CDS encoding nitronate monooxygenase yields the protein MFKTKITELLGIEYPIVQGGMLWISTAEMASAVSNAGGLGVIASANFSSPQELRQEIQKARTLTSKPFGVNIAFLPAAKPRDHAAFIQASVEEGVKVFETAGSNPEPYMKLLKADGARVIHKTTAVRFAQTAQNSGVDAVAMVGQGAAGHPGMDLVSSMVLIPAAVDALRIPVIAAGEIADARGFVAALALGAQGILMGTRFMATQESNIHPKVKAWLVQSRETDTLLIQKSVRNTARVRTSDLAYKILGMESQNVKLEDLLPLISGTRGKELNQTGDLNAGLLACGQVIGLIDHIPTVKQVIDSIINDARIIKKSLASMTG from the coding sequence ATGTTCAAGACCAAGATTACTGAATTGCTGGGTATCGAGTATCCGATCGTACAGGGTGGGATGCTATGGATTTCAACAGCCGAGATGGCATCGGCTGTCTCCAACGCCGGCGGATTGGGCGTAATCGCTTCCGCGAACTTCAGTAGCCCCCAGGAACTTCGCCAGGAAATACAGAAGGCCCGGACACTAACGTCAAAGCCATTTGGAGTCAATATTGCCTTTCTTCCGGCAGCCAAACCAAGAGATCACGCGGCTTTCATTCAAGCATCTGTGGAAGAGGGCGTAAAAGTCTTCGAAACGGCCGGATCTAACCCCGAGCCATACATGAAACTCCTCAAGGCAGATGGCGCCAGGGTCATCCACAAGACGACTGCAGTGCGATTCGCTCAGACGGCGCAGAATTCGGGGGTCGATGCTGTGGCGATGGTAGGGCAGGGCGCTGCGGGCCATCCGGGAATGGATCTGGTCAGTTCAATGGTGTTGATTCCGGCCGCCGTTGATGCTCTCCGCATTCCGGTTATTGCTGCCGGTGAAATAGCCGATGCGCGTGGCTTTGTGGCGGCGCTGGCTCTTGGAGCGCAGGGGATTTTAATGGGCACGAGGTTCATGGCCACTCAAGAATCCAACATCCACCCAAAGGTCAAAGCGTGGCTAGTCCAATCCAGAGAGACCGACACCCTTCTGATACAAAAGTCCGTGCGCAACACGGCGCGAGTTCGGACCAGCGACCTGGCCTACAAGATTTTGGGAATGGAATCCCAGAATGTCAAACTGGAAGACCTTCTGCCGCTGATCAGCGGAACCAGAGGCAAGGAGCTGAATCAAACCGGCGATCTGAATGCCGGGCTGCTCGCTTGCGGCCAGGTGATAGGGCTTATCGATCATATCCCCACGGTCAAGCAAGTCATCGATTCCATCATCAATGATGCCCGGATCATTAAAAAAAGCCTCGCCTCCATGACAGGCTAG